In Halosegnis marinus, one genomic interval encodes:
- a CDS encoding DUF4838 domain-containing protein — MVNRRDVLLGVISAGVVASGCSNRRSGTPDDETRSDQSKPRETYHGASTGESVDLVVGGEAQFEPTVADEAVPSATRNEFIHYAEVSTDIDFTQEAAYSLRFEIGSFESVRKAVREEAFELCLSNQDLVVRGGGPRGVLYGTYELLERAFGIRWLAPGPDGTVIPDEPSLTVLVNDGIHAPDFAARVAGAFHSEEYLLWAIRNRLQPTYWPAVSDAAFTHTSTEPVGETRGGYVASTNIHSFYDLLPPSKYREKHPEWYSENQLDLRNAAVRDALVERCRRFFNTNPNVDHVAVTPEDGYGWPPRFASDSQIRAQRDAGQPARLKHHRNISEPFFRAISAIANRLKKTHPDKRLYTSAYLNYVWPPVTLQGVPDNVTVAVAHYNPADYAHPIGSTATEASERFETVLQRWTERAEAPWLYAYTVKYALDCLPFPIANRLATDIETIFQLGYDGFYSQGGEGRWGQYGPHFYVMARKLWNVDISADEVLDQYFDGMFGRGSPPVRSAYDRLWNALQNADHAVDRHPLTELRPVFTDGLIESVVSSLDTAVSATTTPRTRRNVRAMRLGAAYTKHYFAFRQAIVDHEEGDRTSLRRVVDAYNDIAELVDLGEEWDLDALPRSLVDPDGYFSLHGYAAHLGEEVDTTGPRWTVS, encoded by the coding sequence GTGGTAAACCGACGCGACGTGCTTCTGGGCGTGATTTCGGCAGGTGTCGTCGCATCGGGATGTAGCAACCGACGCTCCGGCACCCCCGACGACGAGACGCGCTCCGACCAATCGAAGCCGAGGGAAACGTATCACGGTGCCTCGACTGGCGAGTCCGTCGATTTGGTCGTCGGAGGGGAGGCACAATTCGAACCGACAGTAGCGGACGAAGCAGTACCGTCGGCCACCAGAAATGAGTTCATCCACTACGCGGAGGTGAGTACCGACATCGACTTTACCCAGGAAGCGGCTTACAGCCTTCGCTTCGAGATCGGTTCGTTCGAAAGCGTTCGTAAGGCCGTTCGAGAGGAGGCGTTTGAACTCTGTCTTTCGAATCAAGACCTCGTCGTACGCGGCGGGGGTCCACGGGGAGTGCTCTACGGGACGTACGAGCTGCTCGAACGTGCGTTCGGAATTCGGTGGCTGGCGCCCGGCCCCGACGGGACGGTAATCCCGGACGAACCCTCCTTGACCGTACTGGTGAACGATGGCATTCACGCTCCAGACTTCGCTGCCCGGGTCGCTGGTGCGTTTCACTCGGAGGAGTACCTCCTATGGGCGATCCGAAATCGACTCCAGCCGACCTACTGGCCTGCAGTCTCGGACGCCGCGTTCACGCACACTTCGACGGAACCCGTTGGAGAAACCCGCGGAGGGTACGTCGCTTCGACGAACATCCACTCGTTCTACGACCTGCTCCCGCCGTCGAAGTATCGCGAAAAGCACCCCGAGTGGTACAGCGAAAACCAGCTTGACCTGCGAAACGCGGCGGTACGGGATGCTCTCGTCGAGCGATGTCGGAGATTCTTCAACACGAATCCGAACGTCGACCACGTCGCTGTCACTCCCGAAGACGGGTACGGATGGCCCCCTCGGTTCGCCTCCGACTCACAGATCCGAGCACAGAGAGACGCTGGACAGCCAGCCCGTCTCAAACACCACCGAAACATCAGCGAACCGTTTTTTCGCGCGATTTCGGCAATCGCGAACCGACTAAAAAAGACTCATCCCGACAAGCGGCTCTACACATCTGCCTACCTGAACTACGTCTGGCCGCCGGTTACGCTCCAAGGAGTTCCCGACAACGTCACCGTGGCGGTCGCACACTACAACCCAGCGGACTACGCTCATCCAATTGGCTCGACGGCGACGGAAGCGAGTGAGCGGTTCGAGACAGTTCTACAACGATGGACGGAGCGTGCTGAGGCACCGTGGCTCTACGCGTACACCGTCAAGTACGCCTTGGATTGTCTCCCGTTCCCAATCGCGAACAGGTTAGCGACGGATATCGAGACAATCTTCCAGTTGGGGTACGACGGATTCTATTCGCAAGGTGGTGAAGGGCGGTGGGGGCAGTACGGTCCACACTTCTATGTGATGGCACGAAAATTATGGAATGTCGATATTTCGGCGGACGAGGTACTTGATCAGTACTTCGACGGGATGTTCGGTCGAGGATCGCCCCCGGTACGGAGTGCATACGACCGGCTCTGGAACGCCCTTCAGAATGCGGACCATGCGGTCGATCGCCACCCCCTCACCGAACTCCGCCCGGTCTTCACTGATGGCCTCATCGAAAGCGTGGTTTCTTCACTCGATACTGCGGTTTCGGCGACGACGACGCCCCGAACACGACGGAACGTCCGTGCGATGCGGCTGGGCGCAGCGTACACCAAACACTACTTCGCCTTCCGGCAAGCGATCGTCGACCATGAGGAAGGTGACCGTACCTCACTTCGGCGCGTCGTAGACGCGTACAATGATATCGCGGAGCTGGTTGACCTCGGTGAGGAATGGGACTTGGACGCACTCCCCCGTTCACTAGTTGATCCGGATGGATACTTTTCGCTCCACGGATATGCCGCCCACTTAGGCGAGGAGGTCGATACGACGGGGCCCCGGTGGACAGTCTCGTAG
- a CDS encoding glycosyltransferase, protein MDCLSVVIPTYENDDPGDLAKALKSVLDQTVPPDEVVVVGDGPLTAELKTTVARFEEKHPKRVKLFQLPENRGKGKARQEGVKRTTNDIVAMMDADDICRRDRFELQLEYLNTNLETDVVGSYFTEFDPDSEERYAVREVPERHEEIASVARYRSPINQATVMFRKEPVMEVGNYEDVRRLEDYRLWVRLLVNGATFGNIPESLVHVRAGENMHERRGGMAYARSEIGMQYDFYRWGFIPLWLAVFNAATRVVVRTLPNRLRGAVYEHLLRANPEEHAQDRTNES, encoded by the coding sequence ATGGATTGCCTATCGGTCGTCATTCCAACCTACGAAAACGACGACCCGGGAGACCTCGCCAAGGCACTCAAGAGCGTACTTGACCAGACGGTCCCGCCGGACGAGGTCGTCGTCGTCGGTGACGGACCGCTCACCGCCGAGTTGAAGACGACGGTCGCTCGATTCGAGGAGAAACATCCCAAGCGGGTCAAGCTCTTCCAGCTACCGGAGAACCGGGGAAAAGGAAAGGCGCGACAGGAGGGTGTGAAGCGGACGACCAACGACATCGTGGCGATGATGGATGCCGACGACATCTGCCGGCGGGATCGGTTCGAGTTGCAACTTGAGTATCTGAACACGAACCTGGAAACCGATGTCGTGGGGAGCTACTTCACAGAATTCGACCCCGACTCGGAAGAGCGGTACGCAGTCCGCGAGGTTCCGGAACGCCATGAGGAGATCGCGTCAGTTGCTCGCTACCGGAGTCCGATTAACCAGGCGACGGTGATGTTCCGGAAGGAGCCGGTGATGGAGGTCGGCAACTACGAGGACGTACGACGGCTGGAGGACTATCGACTGTGGGTCCGACTGCTCGTGAACGGCGCCACGTTCGGGAACATCCCGGAGTCGCTCGTGCACGTTCGTGCCGGAGAGAATATGCACGAGCGACGAGGGGGAATGGCATACGCGAGGAGCGAAATCGGCATGCAGTACGACTTCTACCGCTGGGGGTTCATTCCACTGTGGCTGGCAGTCTTCAACGCAGCCACTAGGGTTGTAGTGCGGACGCTCCCAAACAGACTCCGAGGTGCGGTGTACGAACACCTGCTCAGAGCAAATCCAGAGGAGCACGCTCAAGACCGTACAAACGAGTCGTAA
- a CDS encoding XrtA system polysaccharide deacetylase: MTYLLSFDVEDWFHAHNIRPAVSRDQWEAVESRVLGRTRRILELLSDYDVSATFFVLGWVAENHPEVVREIDRQGHEVASHGYNHELLYEQSPAEIRADIRRSIRVLNPLIQGEVDGYRAPSFSITDEAVQILADLELSYDSSSFPVTGHDRYGTLSMPSNEDIVTLDCGIQEVTLPQLNLGKRIPWAGGGYFRFIPYEIYRRGVERIHSQRTFVFYLHPWDIDPGQPRQKEIPLSYRLRHYTNLDRTEDRLRRLLNDFDWQPIGQSLS, encoded by the coding sequence ATGACCTACCTGTTGTCGTTCGACGTTGAGGATTGGTTCCACGCGCACAATATACGCCCTGCGGTAAGTAGGGACCAATGGGAGGCCGTCGAGTCGAGAGTCCTTGGGCGGACACGGCGTATCCTTGAGCTCTTGTCAGACTACGATGTCTCTGCAACGTTCTTTGTACTCGGGTGGGTCGCAGAGAACCACCCCGAAGTCGTTCGAGAGATAGATCGCCAGGGGCACGAAGTGGCGAGCCACGGATATAACCATGAGCTCCTGTACGAGCAGTCGCCAGCGGAGATTCGAGCAGATATCAGGCGGTCGATACGTGTGTTGAACCCGCTCATTCAGGGAGAGGTAGATGGCTATCGTGCTCCAAGCTTTTCGATCACTGACGAAGCGGTCCAAATTCTGGCCGACCTAGAGCTGAGCTACGACTCAAGTTCGTTTCCGGTTACCGGTCACGACCGATACGGGACACTGTCCATGCCGTCGAACGAGGACATTGTGACGCTGGACTGTGGGATTCAGGAGGTGACGCTGCCACAACTCAACCTCGGTAAGCGGATACCATGGGCGGGTGGCGGCTACTTCAGGTTCATCCCCTACGAGATTTACAGGCGTGGTGTCGAACGAATCCACAGCCAGCGTACGTTCGTCTTCTACCTCCACCCATGGGATATAGATCCGGGGCAGCCCCGACAGAAAGAGATTCCACTGAGCTACAGGCTCCGACATTACACGAACCTCGACCGCACAGAGGACCGGCTCCGGCGACTTCTAAACGACTTCGACTGGCAGCCAATCGGGCAGTCACTCTCGTAA
- a CDS encoding formyltransferase family protein: protein MTQDDPFYVPLLLEEFFEQLGEDVTVSRVVCLDPFNESFPELVWRTYRLFGAGGFLRHGVSYVSRTLLDTVGVRRCSVGRVSKSHGVPVDHVQSVNTVEFVDSVEEKEIDVVLSASAPEIFDESLLSAPSWGCLNVHTAELPKYRGMMPTFWALYHGETEVGVTIHEMVEELDAGRIAAQTTFDVTDLNSLHGVIQRGKRIGGRLSAETLSRIAAGEITLEEMTGSGSYHSFPTAGERKELESSGWQMR from the coding sequence GTGACACAGGACGATCCATTCTACGTCCCCTTGCTGCTTGAGGAGTTCTTCGAACAGCTGGGTGAGGACGTTACGGTGTCGCGGGTCGTGTGTCTTGATCCGTTCAACGAGTCGTTTCCGGAGCTCGTCTGGCGAACATATCGGCTGTTCGGGGCCGGCGGGTTCCTCCGTCACGGCGTCTCGTACGTGTCACGGACCCTGCTCGACACCGTTGGCGTGAGACGATGTTCGGTCGGCAGAGTTTCGAAATCACACGGCGTTCCGGTCGATCACGTTCAGAGCGTAAACACGGTGGAGTTCGTAGATTCTGTGGAAGAAAAGGAGATCGACGTGGTTCTATCCGCGAGTGCCCCCGAAATCTTCGATGAGTCGCTGCTCTCCGCTCCAAGCTGGGGATGTCTCAACGTCCACACCGCTGAGCTGCCAAAGTACCGTGGGATGATGCCGACGTTTTGGGCACTGTACCACGGCGAGACGGAGGTGGGTGTGACGATCCACGAGATGGTTGAGGAACTCGACGCCGGTCGAATTGCAGCCCAAACGACGTTTGACGTGACCGATCTAAACAGCCTCCACGGGGTTATCCAAAGAGGGAAGCGGATAGGTGGGAGGCTGTCTGCCGAGACACTCTCACGTATTGCAGCAGGTGAGATCACGCTCGAGGAGATGACTGGGTCCGGCTCGTATCACTCATTCCCGACCGCCGGGGAGCGCAAAGAGCTTGAGTCCAGCGGGTGGCAAATGCGATGA
- a CDS encoding STT3 domain-containing protein: MSITREVRSLVDNRPELESAFRAVLAADEPFRFDDLNLSSGTFGEIAASSAITKTEDGAYRVVDREAVRRALDSDLETGGEAGPRISVPSLDPQLTATLGGAVLLVIALRLVSWPRIFQEGTIILSGNDPYLYRYWVEQLVSGSEISVGNLPGGVANGEPLLIVALWAGAEVFGGTRAAVGHVMSWYPVVSAGLTAVMLYLLGVKISGDQRVGIASVALLGVLPGHAMRTSLGFADHHAFDYIWLALVVLSMAVLIASAHRSDQTILGVCGLGVGVAGQTLAWDASVLLLIPVGLTIAVLSILAVYHSRSPARTIAPVLLGVGGGGVVVWIVHTVLGWHTSLGAAAPLIVLGGGLAVAAIGEAVHRTELTARYVFLGEVFAGGLAIGLVSVLRPDLWRLVVRSVTVRLVREGVIVETQNLFGPSFGWLLLFGFVLVLAVPYLAWASWRALEDLRWVVPVVFGWYLLGLATLQIRFVGEFSIFSALFAGLGFVHLAERIDVARPPVPFDPSSDGRSFVVPGRRQIITLLVLFLLVGGLGIVQVPIKINQLTVTDTQYQTAAWMNGYSDEAGWEYPQDYVFSQWDRNRMYNYFVNGESRSYTFAQDNYARFLVSEDPERWYERLRDRTGFVVFAGEATPPGSVGAQLAAFGSRTTNATGLAHYRAVHVSGQYRVFTLVPGATISGNAAPSSTITVTTTLKLNDRSVTYERKVRVRADGSYRVTVPYPGNYTVSEETVRVSEQAVNTGGNVTV; the protein is encoded by the coding sequence ATGAGTATCACCCGCGAGGTTCGCTCACTCGTGGATAATCGGCCCGAGCTTGAGTCCGCATTTCGTGCGGTTCTTGCTGCCGACGAGCCGTTCAGGTTCGATGATCTGAACCTCAGCTCAGGTACGTTCGGTGAGATTGCTGCATCAAGTGCGATTACGAAAACCGAGGACGGAGCCTACCGCGTCGTTGACCGGGAGGCCGTCCGTCGAGCGCTAGACAGTGATCTCGAAACGGGGGGCGAGGCCGGCCCGAGGATTTCAGTCCCCTCGCTGGACCCGCAGCTTACCGCCACACTCGGTGGCGCAGTACTACTTGTCATTGCGCTTCGCTTGGTCTCTTGGCCAAGGATTTTTCAGGAGGGAACCATCATTCTCTCTGGGAACGATCCGTACCTGTACAGATACTGGGTTGAGCAGCTGGTCAGCGGTTCAGAAATATCGGTGGGCAATCTCCCGGGAGGCGTGGCAAATGGGGAACCACTGTTAATCGTGGCGTTATGGGCGGGGGCAGAGGTGTTCGGGGGGACAAGAGCAGCGGTGGGGCATGTTATGAGCTGGTATCCGGTCGTCTCCGCCGGTCTCACCGCAGTCATGCTCTACCTGCTGGGTGTCAAGATTAGCGGTGACCAGCGAGTTGGCATTGCTTCGGTCGCACTTCTCGGCGTCCTCCCCGGCCACGCGATGCGTACGAGTCTCGGGTTCGCAGACCACCACGCCTTCGATTATATCTGGCTCGCACTTGTCGTGCTGTCGATGGCCGTGTTAATCGCCAGCGCACACCGGTCCGATCAAACCATTCTCGGGGTCTGTGGGTTGGGGGTAGGTGTGGCCGGACAGACGCTCGCCTGGGACGCGAGTGTCTTGCTACTCATCCCGGTCGGACTCACAATAGCCGTACTGTCCATCCTAGCCGTTTATCATAGTCGATCGCCAGCCAGAACGATAGCACCCGTACTGTTGGGGGTTGGGGGAGGTGGTGTAGTCGTCTGGATTGTCCACACGGTGCTCGGGTGGCACACGTCGCTGGGGGCGGCTGCGCCGTTGATTGTGCTGGGGGGTGGCCTTGCTGTCGCAGCCATCGGTGAGGCTGTTCACAGGACGGAGCTGACCGCACGGTATGTGTTTCTCGGAGAGGTCTTTGCTGGGGGTCTGGCAATCGGACTGGTGTCGGTTCTGCGTCCCGATCTCTGGCGGTTGGTCGTGCGGAGCGTGACCGTCAGGTTGGTCCGTGAAGGGGTGATTGTCGAGACCCAGAACCTCTTCGGCCCGTCGTTCGGTTGGTTGCTCCTGTTCGGCTTCGTTCTCGTTCTTGCAGTCCCATATTTGGCGTGGGCGTCTTGGAGGGCGCTTGAGGACCTTCGCTGGGTTGTACCGGTAGTCTTTGGGTGGTACCTCCTTGGACTGGCAACACTCCAGATTCGCTTCGTTGGTGAGTTTTCGATATTTTCCGCGCTGTTCGCCGGGCTCGGGTTCGTCCATCTTGCCGAACGTATCGACGTAGCACGGCCTCCAGTTCCATTTGACCCAAGCTCAGACGGACGGTCGTTCGTTGTTCCGGGGCGACGGCAAATAATCACACTACTCGTGCTGTTCCTGCTCGTCGGTGGGTTAGGCATTGTGCAGGTCCCAATTAAAATCAACCAACTCACAGTCACCGATACCCAATACCAAACTGCAGCATGGATGAACGGGTACTCAGACGAGGCGGGCTGGGAGTATCCGCAAGATTACGTATTCAGCCAGTGGGACCGCAACAGGATGTATAACTACTTCGTGAACGGCGAGTCGCGTTCGTACACCTTCGCACAGGACAACTACGCACGGTTTCTTGTCAGCGAAGACCCCGAGCGCTGGTACGAGCGACTGCGCGATCGGACTGGGTTCGTCGTATTCGCCGGAGAAGCGACGCCACCGGGGAGCGTTGGCGCACAACTGGCCGCATTCGGTAGTCGGACCACGAACGCGACTGGGCTCGCACACTACCGTGCAGTCCACGTTTCGGGGCAATATCGTGTATTCACGCTCGTACCCGGGGCGACCATCTCAGGGAATGCAGCACCGAGCTCAACTATTACTGTGACGACAACCCTGAAACTTAATGACCGGTCTGTCACCTACGAGCGCAAAGTCAGGGTCAGGGCGGACGGGAGCTACCGGGTTACCGTCCCGTACCCAGGTAACTACACTGTTAGTGAAGAGACGGTACGGGTGTCGGAGCAGGCTGTCAATACGGGGGGGAACGTCACCGTATAG
- a CDS encoding sugar transferase — protein MDGGWRYRLLSVAGVAVLTVAAVGVANTEVVQAGFSMIPVIGHLPFDGSAGKEFAYEAGIAAVVVVSALFPLYKPRPRRILDIGLYAMKRVTVALLAMAAIGYFDYTYALPRATLLVSGVLVLMAVPAWFVVIRRRPHPEGERTIIVGDDPETMEDILTVVEGTVLGYVSPPSPYQEPGDQTVVPAELTDGGSPTQLDALPNLGGLSRLEDVLVEYDVGTAVLAFAQPDRAEFFGTLDTCYEHGVAAKAHRDHADVVLTTGTADGQLVDIELEPWDWLDHITKRIFDLTFAVTALIILSPLLLVIAAAIKLDSPGPVLYRQTRTAAFGNMFTVAKFRSMVTEAEMETGATLSEEDAGGTDPRVTRVGRVLRRTHFDEIPQLLAILRGEMSVVGPRPERPELDNEIEEGTEKWRRRWFVKPGLTGLAQINGITGFNPEKKLRHDIAYIRQQSFWFDLKILVRQLWMVGRDVVYAFRDDEK, from the coding sequence ATGGACGGGGGCTGGCGGTACCGGCTGTTGAGCGTCGCCGGAGTCGCCGTGTTGACCGTTGCCGCGGTGGGGGTCGCGAACACCGAGGTTGTGCAGGCTGGGTTTTCCATGATCCCCGTTATCGGCCATCTTCCCTTCGACGGATCGGCGGGCAAAGAGTTTGCCTACGAGGCGGGCATTGCAGCTGTGGTTGTCGTTAGCGCCCTGTTTCCGCTCTATAAGCCGCGGCCGCGTCGAATTCTCGATATCGGGCTGTATGCGATGAAACGCGTGACAGTTGCGCTGCTGGCGATGGCGGCCATCGGTTACTTCGATTACACGTATGCACTCCCGCGGGCAACGTTGCTCGTAAGTGGGGTGTTGGTGTTGATGGCTGTACCTGCGTGGTTCGTCGTGATTCGCCGGCGGCCACATCCGGAGGGTGAGCGGACGATTATCGTCGGCGACGACCCCGAGACGATGGAGGACATTTTGACTGTCGTCGAGGGGACTGTCCTCGGGTACGTGTCCCCACCGTCGCCGTATCAGGAACCCGGCGACCAGACAGTGGTGCCCGCTGAGCTCACCGACGGTGGGTCACCTACCCAACTGGACGCGTTGCCGAACTTGGGCGGCTTGTCACGGTTAGAAGACGTGCTTGTAGAGTATGATGTCGGGACGGCTGTGCTCGCCTTCGCCCAGCCCGATAGAGCGGAGTTCTTCGGGACGCTTGACACCTGCTACGAGCACGGTGTCGCAGCCAAGGCACATCGTGATCACGCCGATGTGGTGTTGACTACGGGGACAGCAGACGGTCAGTTAGTAGATATTGAGTTGGAGCCGTGGGACTGGCTCGATCACATCACGAAGCGCATTTTCGACCTAACATTTGCTGTGACGGCGTTAATCATACTGAGTCCGCTGCTACTCGTGATTGCGGCAGCAATTAAACTCGATAGTCCGGGACCAGTGCTGTACCGCCAAACCAGGACCGCGGCGTTCGGGAATATGTTCACCGTCGCGAAGTTTCGGAGCATGGTGACGGAGGCAGAGATGGAGACCGGAGCAACACTTAGCGAAGAGGATGCTGGCGGGACGGATCCGCGGGTGACGCGTGTCGGGCGAGTCCTGCGGCGGACACATTTTGACGAGATTCCGCAGTTACTGGCGATCCTCCGCGGCGAAATGAGCGTCGTAGGGCCTCGGCCAGAACGTCCGGAACTGGACAACGAGATAGAGGAAGGGACCGAAAAGTGGCGGCGCCGGTGGTTCGTGAAGCCAGGACTGACAGGCCTCGCACAAATCAACGGTATCACGGGATTCAACCCTGAAAAGAAGCTCCGGCACGATATCGCGTACATTCGGCAACAGTCTTTCTGGTTCGATCTAAAGATACTCGTCAGACAGCTCTGGATGGTAGGGAGAGACGTAGTATACGCATTTCGAGACGATGAGAAATGA
- a CDS encoding DUF4330 family protein, whose amino-acid sequence MELIDDKGNLFGVINVVDALVVLFVLAAVVAGAALVFQPDSGPETATTNVTLDLGTQPTYIVSAINAGDTYNATQNSRLTLTDVYLTPQGDRTRVIVRAEVQAPTDDGISYANAPLRLGRTLTIATNRYQVRGQLRDVGRNDTLTRESTTVVIRDRIGAADARELAAGDEIRLAGRTVATIEDVAVYATGNPTQRDVFVEATLETYRSQDERRFGGTPLHRGQTVTLPTAEYTLNGQIERVDGGLALDSADVVIETTVDAETAQRLAAGDTATVAGYDTAEVASVTAYATRDPDRVRVVVGLSLRTLAYGERERFGTTPIQRGAGVTVDTGQYTLSGRIERTGTLEPAGTATTRTVTLRMSEVREDMADAIEPGMTERANGETVARVTAVDTQPSLIITTGENGSVNVVDHPFNREVEITTALRVRETTTGPRFKGEPLRQGSTVVIDLGTIVIEAEVVSVSG is encoded by the coding sequence GTGGAACTAATCGACGACAAGGGAAACCTCTTCGGCGTCATCAACGTCGTTGACGCGCTCGTCGTCCTGTTCGTCCTCGCGGCCGTCGTCGCAGGCGCAGCACTCGTCTTCCAACCGGATTCGGGGCCAGAAACCGCGACGACGAACGTTACCCTCGACCTGGGCACCCAGCCAACCTACATCGTCTCGGCGATCAACGCGGGCGATACGTACAACGCCACGCAGAACAGCCGCCTCACCCTCACGGACGTATACCTCACGCCGCAGGGCGATCGAACACGCGTCATCGTCCGCGCCGAAGTACAAGCACCCACAGACGACGGCATCTCCTACGCGAACGCCCCGCTCCGGCTGGGCCGCACGCTCACGATTGCCACGAACCGCTATCAGGTGCGCGGCCAACTCCGCGACGTCGGTCGAAACGACACCCTCACGCGCGAATCAACGACGGTCGTCATCCGCGACCGAATAGGCGCGGCCGACGCCCGCGAACTCGCGGCCGGCGATGAAATCCGACTCGCCGGCCGGACCGTCGCGACCATCGAGGACGTCGCCGTCTACGCGACGGGCAACCCGACGCAACGCGACGTATTCGTCGAAGCGACGCTCGAAACCTACCGCTCACAGGATGAACGCCGGTTCGGCGGCACCCCCCTACACCGTGGCCAGACGGTCACCCTCCCGACCGCCGAGTACACGCTGAACGGCCAAATTGAACGCGTCGACGGTGGCCTCGCGCTCGACAGCGCCGACGTCGTCATCGAGACCACTGTCGACGCCGAGACGGCCCAGCGACTCGCCGCGGGCGACACCGCGACGGTCGCGGGCTACGACACCGCCGAAGTGGCGAGCGTCACGGCGTACGCCACCCGCGACCCCGACCGCGTGCGCGTCGTCGTCGGCCTCTCGCTGCGGACGCTCGCGTACGGCGAGCGCGAACGCTTCGGCACGACACCGATTCAGCGCGGCGCCGGCGTCACCGTCGACACCGGCCAGTACACGCTCTCCGGGCGCATCGAGCGGACGGGCACGCTCGAACCGGCCGGCACGGCGACCACCCGCACGGTCACCCTGCGGATGAGCGAGGTGCGCGAGGACATGGCCGATGCTATCGAACCGGGTATGACCGAGCGTGCGAACGGCGAGACGGTCGCCCGCGTCACCGCGGTGGATACGCAGCCGTCGCTCATCATCACGACCGGCGAGAATGGCTCCGTGAACGTCGTCGACCACCCGTTCAACCGAGAGGTAGAAATCACGACGGCGCTTCGAGTGCGCGAGACGACGACCGGCCCACGGTTCAAAGGCGAGCCGCTCCGGCAGGGCTCGACGGTCGTCATCGACCTCGGCACCATCGTTATCGAAGCAGAGGTCGTCAGCGTCAGTGGCTAA
- a CDS encoding HEAT repeat domain-containing protein yields the protein MVYFTLKLLRFLVRAFVKLLLLPVTVVRWVLGRRGGDDETWDEFDLDDTEAEPETTGGGTDDDESDDAGTAATSAATATTLGASTARDAGRLRFRRHLFVAGLVTVVANVFAPVLYLDGVAFSPIEAVAAQPIWVVGPVAVTGAAAFGLTRGSSWGWYLGAAWAAFVVPSYLIRGSLPDFLLASVVGLWDGPGALGYALLGSGGYEPAALLGGAAASAGLLWSGYRTRPATWGSASGRTDDAPTRSGTTESSAEASAEPTDGATVSSSDSGTSTATTSTATTSTATESRASTSETAEPSAANDDETTASSPNDETGRDEETTGETASAGEYEPTTGSTGDATVDAYRDRLHADDPATRREAVAALADDAGDGVHSQAAIDALTERMHDDDPDVRVAACEALGRLGTGSDGVRATLERTRLDPNSDVSKAATRALRNID from the coding sequence ATGGTGTACTTCACGCTGAAGTTGCTACGGTTCCTAGTTCGAGCGTTCGTCAAACTCCTGTTGCTGCCGGTGACGGTCGTCCGCTGGGTCCTCGGCCGTCGCGGGGGAGACGACGAGACGTGGGACGAGTTCGACCTCGACGACACGGAGGCCGAGCCCGAGACGACGGGCGGTGGAACTGACGACGACGAGTCCGACGACGCCGGGACGGCCGCAACGAGCGCCGCGACGGCGACGACACTCGGTGCCTCGACGGCGAGGGACGCCGGCCGACTCCGGTTCCGTCGCCACCTGTTCGTGGCGGGCCTCGTCACGGTCGTCGCGAACGTCTTCGCGCCGGTGCTGTACCTCGACGGCGTGGCGTTCTCGCCGATCGAGGCCGTCGCCGCACAGCCGATATGGGTGGTCGGCCCGGTCGCCGTGACCGGCGCGGCCGCGTTCGGCCTCACTCGGGGGAGTTCGTGGGGCTGGTATCTCGGCGCCGCGTGGGCGGCGTTCGTCGTCCCGTCGTATCTGATCCGGGGCTCGCTCCCCGACTTCCTGCTCGCGTCGGTCGTCGGCCTGTGGGACGGTCCCGGAGCACTCGGCTACGCCCTGCTCGGCTCCGGCGGCTACGAGCCGGCGGCGCTACTCGGCGGCGCGGCCGCGAGCGCCGGTCTGCTGTGGTCGGGGTACCGAACACGGCCCGCGACGTGGGGGTCGGCGAGCGGTCGGACGGACGACGCGCCAACCCGGTCGGGGACGACGGAGTCCTCCGCCGAGGCATCAGCGGAGCCGACGGACGGCGCTACCGTATCGTCGTCCGACTCGGGTACCTCGACGGCGACGACGTCGACGGCGACGACGTCGACCGCGACCGAGTCACGTGCGTCCACGAGCGAGACGGCGGAGCCGAGCGCGGCGAACGACGACGAAACGACAGCGAGCAGTCCGAACGACGAGACGGGGAGAGATGAGGAAACGACCGGCGAGACCGCGTCGGCCGGCGAGTACGAGCCGACGACGGGGTCGACCGGCGACGCGACGGTCGATGCCTACCGCGACCGGCTGCACGCGGACGACCCCGCGACCCGCCGTGAGGCCGTCGCGGCGCTCGCCGACGACGCGGGCGACGGCGTCCACTCACAGGCGGCAATCGACGCCCTGACCGAGCGGATGCACGACGACGACCCGGATGTCCGTGTCGCGGCGTGTGAGGCGCTGGGGCGGCTCGGCACCGGAAGCGACGGCGTCAGGGCGACGCTCGAACGGACCCGGCTCGACCCGAACAGCGACGTGAGCAAAGCGGCCACGCGGGCACTGCGGAACATCGACTGA